A stretch of Castanea sativa cultivar Marrone di Chiusa Pesio chromosome 2, ASM4071231v1 DNA encodes these proteins:
- the LOC142625879 gene encoding kinesin-like protein KIN-7G isoform X3, with protein sequence MGAAGGEEITQGPRGREERIYVSVRLRPLNEKEIARNDVSEWECINDSTIIYRSNLSVSERSMYPTAYTFDRVFRGDCSTRQVYEEAAKEVALVVVSGINASIFAYGQTSSGKTYTMSGITEYAVADIYDYIEKHKEREFLLKFSAMEIYNESVRDLLSADSTNLRLLDDPERGTVVERLAEETIRDWSHFKELLSVCEAQRQIGETSLNEASSRSHQILRMTIESSAREFLGNDKSSSLTATVNFVDLAGSERASQSLAAGARLKEGCHINRSLLTLGTVIRKLSKGRNGHIPFRDSKLTRILQSSLGGNAKTAIICTMSPARSHVEQSRNTLLFASCAKEVSTNAQVNVVMSDKALVKHLQRELSRLESELRSSGTTSVTSDSSSLLREKDLLVEKLKKEVKELTLQLDLAQAQIKDLLQLVGDDRPALVPFLSIFFQADPNHLYPKLRVRTSWDFENQISETAILADPNSLDDGHSDGHSQSSSDDNLFQIPHFQEKLLQAISPPPPSVNIPNFVGTHQYQEETEEQTDEKSEDLCKEVRCIEMEESSTKLYEDSIPNRYVKSNILVYSSPNRYVNPNTLSPTENTATSGVMVVDNGGSTNQELGSPILKEDKGLNSFLPDFAVQSPEKPSPWLMEKDAPSSRCLRLTRSRSCKASLMTSSSPWFEEVEKHENTPPIWFERAFTGRPEGFQMKLATLKYDAIIDKLSRSNSHTSGGRAAVDEPEMQDAKSSSDQNSLSRSTSITGMSGMADCQCETQHSDHAVLEMEPKPTACIKNVKDVGLDPMQDDTGSPSRWFQEFRRLQKEIIELWNACNISLVHRTYFFLLLFKGDPADAIYMEVELRRLSFLKDIFSRGSQTVEDGRTLTPRSSLKALRRERQMLCKQMKKRLSKQDRHNLYLRWGIGLNTKHRRLQLLHRLWTDTKDMDHVAESACVVAKLVGSVEPETAFKEMFGLNFTPRPSSCRKHHRWKPNVKSIL encoded by the exons ATGGGAGCAGCTGGTGGAGAGGAGATAACGCAAGGGCCAAGAGGCCGTGAGGAGAGAATATACGTTTCAGTTCGGCTGAGGCCGTTGAACGAGAAGGAGATTGCGAGGAATGATGTGTCGGAGTGGGAATGCATCAATGACAGCACTATCATATACAGGAGTAACCTTTCAGTTTCTGAGCGGTCCATGTACCCAACTGCATATACATTTG ACAGAGTATTTAGGGGTGACTGCTCTACAAGGCAGGTATATGAAGAAGCAGCCAAGGAAGTTGCACTTGTAGTAGTCAGTGGTATAAATG CAAGTATTTTTGCATATGGACAAACAAGCAGTGGAAAGACGTATACCATGAGTGGAATTACTGAGTATGCTGTAGCAGATATATATGACTACATAGAGAAG CACAAGGAAAGAGAATTTCTTCTGAAGTTTTCTGCTATGGAGATTTACAATGAATCTGTCAGGGACCTCCTAAGTGCAGATAGTACCAATTTGAGGCTTCTTGATGATCCAGAG AGAGGGACTGTTGTTGAGAGACTTGCAGAGGAAACGATCAGGGACTGGAGCCATTTTAAAGAACTTCTATCTGTCTGTGAAG CTCAAAGACAAATTGGGGAGACATCCCTGAATGAAGCAAGCTCTAGATCTCATCAGATTCTCAGAATG ACAATTGAAAGTTCAGCACGCGAGTTTCTTGGCAACGACAAGTCAAGCTCCCTTACCGCTACTGTG AATTTTGTTGACCTTGCGGGAAGTGAGCGTGCATCTCAGTCATTGGCAGCTGGTGCAAGGTTGAAAGAAGGTTGCCACATAAATCGCAGTTTGTTAACTCTGGGAACTGTTATTCGTAAGCTCAG CAAGGGAAGAAATGGACATATTCCATTTAGAGATTCGAAGCTAACCCGCATACTGCAGTCCTCTTTAGGAGGCAATGCTAAAACTGCCATCATCTGTACCATGAGCCCTGCACGTAGTCATGTTGAGCAATCAAGAAACACTCTCTTGTTTGCAAGTTGTGCTAAAGAAGTGTCAACTAACGCACAGGTCAATGTAGTCATGTCTGATAAAGCACTGGTAAAGCATTTGCAAAGAGAATTGTCTAGACTGGAAAGTGAATTGAGAAGTTCAGGAACAACTTCTGTCACATCTGATTCTTCTTCATTACTGAGAGAAAAGGATCTTCTGGTTGAAAAG CTGAAGAAAGAGGTCAAAGAGCTGACTTTGCAACTAGACCTTGCTCAGGCTCAGATTAAGGATCTGCTACAACTGGTTGGTGATGATAGACCTGCATTAGTACCG TTTTTGTCCATCTTTTTCCAGGCAGATCCAAATCATCTTTACCCCAAATTGCGAGTGCGAACTTCATGGGACTTTGAAAATCAAATATCTGAGACGGCCATTTTGGCAGATCCTAATAGCTTAGATGATGGCCATTCAGACGGACACAGTCAGAGTAGTTCTGATGATAACTTGTTTCAAATTCCTCATTTCCAAGAGAAGCTCTTGCAAGCCATTTCCCCCCCACCCCCTTCAGTTAATATTCCTAATTTTGTTGGAACTCATCAGTATCAAGAGGAAACAGAAGAACAGACTGATGAAAAATCAGAGGACCTTTGTAAGGAAGTTCGATGCATTGAGATGGAAGAATCAAGCACAAAACTATATGAAGATTCAATCCCAAATAGATATGTAAAGTCAAATATATTAGTATATTCAAGCCCAAACAGATATGTAAACCCAAATACGTTGTCTCCCACAGAAAACACAGCTACCTCAGGAGTGATGGTGGTCGATAATGGAGGTAGCACAAATCAAGAATTGGGGTCACCCATATTGaaagaagataaagggttgaataGCTTTCTTCCAGATTTTGCTGTTCAATCCCCTGAAAAGCCATCTCCATGGCTGATGGAAAAAGATGCGCCTAGCTCTAGATGCTTGAGATTAACTCGGAGTAGAAGTTGTAAAGCAAGTCTTATGACTAGTTCTTCACCTTGGTTTGAAGAGGTGGAAAAGCACGAGAACACACCACCAATTTGGTTTGAGAGAGCCTTCACTGGAAGACCTGAGGGTTTTCAGATGAAACTTGCTACCTTGAAGTATGATGCCATCATTGACAAGTTATCCAGAAGTAATTCTCATACTTCAGGGGGGAGAGCTGCTGTTGATGAACCTGAAATGCAGGATGCCAAAAGTTCATCTGATCAGAATAGTCTCAGCAGAAGTACTTCAATTACCGGAATGAGTGGAATGGCCGATTGTCAGTGTGAGACTCAACATTCTGATCATGCG GTACTGGAGATGGAACCAAAGCCCACAGCTTGCATAAAGAATGTAAAAGATGTTGGCTTGGATCCTATGCAAGATGATACAGGTAGTCCTTCAAGATGGTTTCAAGAATTCAGGAGGCTCCAAAAGGAGATTATCGAACTCTGGAATGCTTGCAACATCTCATTGGTTCACAGGACCTACTTCTTCCTGTTGCTATTTAAAGGTGATCCAGCTGATGCTATTTACATGGAAGTAGAGCTTAGGAGGCTCTCCTTCCTTAAGGACATCTTTTCGAGAGGTTCTCAAACTGTGGAAGATGGTCGGACTCTAACACCCAGATCAAG CTTGAAGGCTCTACGACGTGAGAGGCAGATGCTGTGCAAGCAAATGAAGAAGAGGCTGTCTAAACAAGATAGACATAACCTCTACCTTAGATGGGGTATTGGGTTGAATACAAAGCATAGGAGGTTGCAGTTGCTACACCGACTGTGGACAGACACAAAAGACATGGACCACGTTGCAGAGAGTGCCTGTGTTGTTGCAAAGCTGGTTGGTTCTGTTGAGCCAGAGACGGCGTTCAAGGAAATGTTTGGGCTCAACTTTACACCCCGACCCTCAAGCTGTCGTAAACATCATCGTTGGAAACCCAATGTGAAGTCTATCCTGTAA